The Mesomycoplasma ovipneumoniae genome window below encodes:
- a CDS encoding ABC transporter ATP-binding protein, translated as MEKNKKLFELEDLNLDLNQIDLNKMVAKIGQQQEETKGAKIVLNNVSKKYEGNDKYTLEAIDLTIESGNFCIFLGPSGSGKTTLLRMIAGLNSITQGDLIFNGKRYNNLPPHQRNIAMVFQSYALYPHLNVYDNISFGLKIAKERRDIIDSKVKNVAQILKISDYLYSKPRDLSGGQRQRVAIGRAIARAPQVFLMDEPLSNLDAKLRESMRREIVNIHRMLKTTSIYVTHDQLEAMTMGNQIVVFNDGKIQQNGTGKELYFKPKNTFVATFIGSPTMNLFDCVVENNQIKAKKAPIWFEVDQKLANLLSQNQELQVGFRSEDIYLNQNQAQFDGIITNVELIGKDQLVAIKVSDQLELISNQNNIFEYFLDQKVKVSFNLERIHIFDAITKERIDLDN; from the coding sequence ATGGAAAAAAATAAAAAACTTTTTGAACTTGAAGATCTTAATTTAGATTTAAATCAAATTGATTTAAATAAGATGGTTGCAAAAATTGGCCAACAACAAGAAGAAACAAAAGGTGCCAAAATTGTTCTTAACAATGTCTCAAAAAAATATGAAGGTAATGACAAATATACACTCGAGGCGATCGATCTTACAATTGAAAGTGGTAATTTTTGCATCTTTTTAGGACCTTCAGGTTCAGGAAAAACAACACTTTTAAGAATGATTGCCGGCCTAAATTCAATTACTCAAGGTGATTTAATTTTTAATGGCAAACGGTATAATAACCTTCCACCGCATCAGCGAAATATTGCAATGGTTTTTCAATCTTACGCCCTTTATCCGCATTTGAATGTTTATGATAATATTTCGTTTGGACTCAAAATTGCAAAAGAAAGACGCGACATTATTGACTCAAAAGTAAAAAATGTTGCTCAAATTTTAAAAATCAGCGACTATTTATACTCAAAACCGCGTGATCTTTCTGGTGGTCAACGTCAAAGGGTTGCAATTGGACGAGCAATTGCTCGTGCGCCGCAAGTTTTTTTAATGGACGAACCACTTTCAAATTTAGATGCAAAATTACGTGAATCAATGCGCCGTGAAATTGTAAATATTCACAGAATGCTCAAAACTACAAGTATTTATGTAACTCATGATCAACTTGAGGCAATGACGATGGGAAACCAAATTGTAGTTTTTAATGACGGTAAAATTCAGCAAAATGGAACAGGAAAAGAATTATATTTCAAGCCTAAAAACACTTTTGTTGCCACATTTATCGGTTCACCAACAATGAATTTATTTGATTGTGTTGTTGAAAACAATCAAATAAAGGCAAAAAAAGCGCCAATTTGGTTTGAAGTTGACCAAAAATTGGCAAATTTATTAAGTCAAAATCAAGAATTACAAGTAGGTTTTCGTTCTGAAGATATTTATCTAAATCAAAATCAGGCTCAATTTGACGGTATTATTACTAATGTTGAGCTAATTGGTAAAGATCAACTTGTTGCAATTAAAGTCAGTGATCAACTTGAATTAATTTCTAACCAGAATAATATTTTTGAATACTTTTTAGATCAAAAAGTTAAAGTTAGCTTTAATTTAGAACGAATTCACATTTTTGATGCAATAACAAAGGAGCGAATTGATCTTGATAACTAA